One region of Oryza glaberrima chromosome 7, OglaRS2, whole genome shotgun sequence genomic DNA includes:
- the LOC127780483 gene encoding auxin-responsive protein SAUR36-like: protein MVSSLRLAEISRKWSGSGSSKVTSPTAAAAACPRGHFAAYTRDGSRFFVPIACLASDTFRELLSTAEEEFGSPGGRPIVLPCSADRLHQILAAFRSASGKNKCSPPSGSGGRTKIW from the coding sequence atggTGAGCTCACTGAGGCTAGCCGAGATCTCCAGGAAGTGGAGCGGGTCAGGGTCGAGCAAGGTgacgtcgccgacggcggcggcggcggcgtgcccgCGGGGGCACTTCGCGGCGTACACCCGGGACGGCAGCCGGTTCTTCGTCCCCATCGCCTGCCTCGCCAGCGACACCTTCCGGGAGCTCCTCagcacggcggaggaggagttcGGCTCCCCCGGCGGCCGCCCCATCGTGCTCCCTTGCTCCGCCGACCGCCTCCACCAGATCCTCGCCGCCTTCCGCTCCGCCTCCGGCAAGAACaagtgctcgccgccgtccggctccggcggcaggACCAAGATTTGgtag
- the LOC127778283 gene encoding expansin-like A3, whose translation MAVLLSILSSSFLLLLAASSSSSTPRASACERCVRNGKAAYSPSLSPLPPGGGGGCGYGAMAMEMELNGGFLAAGGPRQHRGGLGCGRCFQMRCRNAEVCSNAGVRVVLTDFHRSNSTDFLLGGPAFAGLAKPGMAHKLKKLDALSVEYRRIPCDYKDKNLSILVEEQSKRPNNLVIKFLYQGGQTDILAVDVAQVGSSDWRFMTRVYGPVWSIDRAPNGPLQFRAVVTGGYDGKWVWADREVLPANWQPGQVYDTGARIADVARESCLDCATLDWK comes from the exons ATGGCAGTGCTCCTctccatcctctcctcctctttcctGCTGCTcttggcggcctcctcctcctcctccacgccacGCGCGTCTGCGTGCGAGAGGTGCGTGCGCAACGGCAAGGCCGCCTACTCGCCCTCGCTCTCCCCTCTCCCACCTG gtggtggaggaggatgtGGGTATGGGGCCATGGCCATGGAGATGGAGCTGAATGGGGGATTCCTTGCAGCCGGGGGTCCAAGGCAGCACAGGGGAGGGCTTGGATGTGGAAGGTGCTTTCAG ATGAGATGCAGAAATGCAGAGGTGTGCAGTAACGCAGGCGTCCGCGTCGTGCTCACCGACTTTCACAGGAGCAACAGTACGGACTTCCTGCTCGGTGGGCCCGCTTTCGCGGGCCTGGCCAAGCCCGGGATGGCCCACAAGTTGAAGAAGCTTGATGCTCTGTCAGTTGAGTACAGAAG AATTCCCTGCGACTACAAGGACAAGAACCTGTCCATATTAGTAGAAGAGCAGAGCAAAAGGCCAAACAATTTGGTCATCAAGTTCCTTTACCAAGGTGGCCAAACTGATATCTTAGCGGTGGATGTTGCTCAG GTGGGATCATCGGATTGGCGGTTCATGACCCGGGTCTATGGACCCGTTTGGAGCATAGACCGGGCCCCCAACGGCCCGCTTCAGTTCCGGGCTGTGGTGACCGGTGGTTACGACGGGAAGTGGGTCTGGGCTGACCGGGAGGTTCTTCCCGCCAACTGGCAGCCCGGCCAGGTGTACGACACTGGTGCGAGGATCGCCGACGTGGCGAGGGAAAGCTGCCTAGACTGCGCCACGCTGGACTGGAAGTGA